From a region of the Hymenobacter jejuensis genome:
- a CDS encoding glycosyltransferase, with amino-acid sequence MLLLSFSPALWLLLACVLVQLYYAAYYFLPFANRPTEPEDNAGAAEPVSVLVCAHNELDNLRRLLPLLLQQEYPVGFEIVLVDDRSDDDTYLYAQQLAQYFPNVQLVTVSTTPLGLSPKKYALTLGIKSARYEQMLFTDADCIPATNQWIRLMQRGFARPADLVIGYSAYAPESGFLNKLVRFETLLTGAQYLSFAWRGKPYMGVGRNMAYSLRCFRTTKGFASHIRSLGGDDDLLVQDAVQHGMRVTVVAEPAAHTLSKPASTWSAWWHQKRRHLSAGRRYRLADQFRIGNFIGTNLLFYFTTLGLLFSRPDWVPLAAVWFVRTSILCFTYSQVGRRLHDRLPIVLLPVLDAVYFFYYLALGISLFLYRNLRWK; translated from the coding sequence GTGTTGCTTCTTTCTTTTTCTCCGGCCCTGTGGCTGTTGCTGGCCTGCGTGCTGGTGCAGCTGTACTACGCGGCCTATTATTTTTTGCCATTCGCCAATCGGCCCACCGAGCCCGAGGACAACGCCGGCGCGGCCGAACCCGTGTCGGTGTTGGTGTGCGCGCACAACGAACTTGACAACCTACGGCGCCTGCTGCCTTTGCTCTTGCAGCAAGAGTATCCGGTGGGATTTGAAATCGTCTTGGTCGACGACCGCTCAGACGACGACACGTATCTCTACGCGCAGCAGCTCGCCCAGTACTTTCCCAACGTGCAGCTGGTAACTGTGAGTACGACTCCGCTGGGCTTGTCGCCAAAAAAATATGCGCTGACGCTGGGCATCAAATCGGCGCGTTACGAGCAAATGTTGTTCACCGACGCCGACTGCATTCCGGCTACCAATCAGTGGATCAGGCTGATGCAACGCGGCTTTGCCCGCCCCGCCGACTTGGTGATCGGGTACTCGGCTTATGCGCCTGAATCTGGGTTTTTAAATAAGCTCGTCCGTTTTGAAACCCTACTCACCGGAGCACAGTATTTGTCGTTCGCGTGGCGAGGAAAACCTTATATGGGAGTGGGCCGAAACATGGCGTATTCCCTCCGTTGTTTCCGGACAACCAAAGGCTTTGCTTCTCACATTCGCAGCCTCGGAGGCGACGACGACCTGCTGGTGCAGGACGCCGTGCAGCACGGGATGCGGGTGACGGTAGTCGCGGAGCCGGCCGCGCACACGCTTAGCAAACCGGCTTCTACTTGGAGCGCTTGGTGGCATCAGAAACGACGCCACCTGTCGGCCGGCCGCCGCTATCGTTTGGCCGATCAATTCCGAATAGGAAACTTTATTGGTACTAATCTGCTTTTTTATTTCACAACGCTTGGACTACTATTTTCCCGCCCTGATTGGGTACCTTTGGCCGCAGTGTGGTTCGTGCGCACCAGCATCCTTTGCTTTACTTATTCCCAAGTTGGCCGCCGCCTTCATGACCGGCTGCCGATAGTTCTGCTGCCTGTCCTCGACGCTGTTTATTTTTTTTACTATCTCGCTCTGGGAATTTCGCTGTTCCTCTACCGTAACCTCCGATGGAAGTAA